The sequence below is a genomic window from Daphnia pulicaria isolate SC F1-1A chromosome 6, SC_F0-13Bv2, whole genome shotgun sequence.
AGCAAGACATACAACTCGATCTTCAGGCAGGTTATGCTTATTTGCCTCCATAAACTTTCTTCTCATTTCCCATTGCTCATCTGGTTCATATTTATTCCTGGATGGCACATTTAAGGACAGATCAGATCAAAATCTAATTTCGCTACATGTGgataaaatcaatttcactTTTGATGTTAACCTACCTATAACTGCTGATATCCCAATCTCGTTCCATTGtcataaagtaaaaaaggttTCTGATTTTATCATATATTGATACAATTTTAAAACTAAAGAATAACTTTGAGAAGTCTTGTTGCTACCGAGCAGTCTGagttttgacttgattgaTGTTCACTTCAATCAAGCTAGCGTCTGCTACAAAGGTGATACTAATGAGCATGAAAGAAATTCCGAATGGCGTCGACTCAAGCGCTTGCGGAGTTGCAACTTGCTTCATGGTGCTTGCTTTTCTCCGATGATTCTGTCTCCAATTCGCGATTTTTATTTCTGGGCTTCTAGCGCTTCTAGTCCTATTTTGATATTCATTTATAAGTTATAACATTCAACATTCAATGTTTTTCTtgatgaacatctatgaaaaaaaaaaaaatatttttttaagtgttgtcgatatttgttgttttttcctgtAAATcatataatgattttttaagCAAACCTTTCGTTGAAAAACAATACCTGATCAAATTAATATTGAACCTCAAACACTGTAGAGGAATTAACTATTAAGTCAGTATACACTCCTGCAACCTAAAgctgaaaggagaaaaatattcaaacttcAACAGATAATATTCTGCAAGGCTTACACAATATAAAGTGTATAATCTGAAAAGATTAAGCCtacaaaattcattaaagtccTGATGAAGCTATTGCATTAAGGAGAAGAGATGTAACACCGTGACAATTGATTATTCATTCAAGCTAAGCAGATACTCACCAAAACAATGTTGTAAGCTTACTTGTATGTAAATTAtggaaatataaatttaaaaattaaaagaagtttGAGAATATTCATCCATTTTGTGTATCAGATTTCATCAATGATGATGCATTGTAATAATTAGGCtgtcaatttcaatttatgaatTATCAGAACTGTAAAAAATGATGCAGCAAATCCCATGTCTATTTGCGACTGAATTTAGCATTAGCAGCTGCTGCAGCCCCCACAAATGTTCTCTGAAgtcttgtcttttgtttttctctgaaCTCTCCAACAATATCTACCGATAATTCATTAACAGTCCTCATGGTTTCTAGAGGATAtctaaaacaatcaaatctgAAATTAGTTTACAtgcttttatttcaatttcattgtaGACATACGTtgttcctaaaatttccatgtTGACGAGAACCTGGGCGAGGCAAACAACACGATCTTCAGAGAAAAGAGTTTTGTGTGTTTCCATGAATTGCTTCTTCAATTCCCATTGTTCTTCAGGCTCGAACTTGTTCCTGTTTCACAATTCAAAGTTTCAAACATACTAACAaaaattcagaatgataaaCTATCGTTTTGAAAGCTTACTTATACTTCTCGATATCCCAGTCACCGTCCATTTTGTTAAACAACCTTcagcaaaataatttaaaaaaagacaaagaatcACAATGTCTCGCCTTGTAACACGCTTTTTGAAGGCAATTTGGGCTTGTCAAAATTTCGCTTTTGATGCGGTGACTAGTTAGTCTGCTATGAAAAAAACCAAGGTCTTGGCTAATCAGCAGGAGGACATATCATACGCTTGCTGAATGCAATTATATGATTCACCGCCGTCGCGCTGCTCACTCCCAAGTGAAAGGGGGTACGATGAATAAGTAAGACAAAGCGGTTATCATcggtaacaaaacaaaaccccgAAAGTAACAAAGACATGTCGAAGTatggaaaacccaaagttACTGTTACTACCCTGACCTTTACCTAAATGATGAAAATAACGTCTTGGGATCTAGCAGCATCTCGTCATCATCAACCTTGACCGCTATCtgcagaagaaaagagaaaaaacccaaaactttcacttttcttcacggaacttaaatttcttgaaaaacaaaaattctcttGAAAGATATTGATACAAGCCACCGGAAGAATCCTTTCACCTTGACTCTTCTACATCCCCCCCACGCGCCACCGAAAACTGACCAATTGGCGGCAGGGACGGATGAAAAGCGGGATATCCTGACCTCAAAATAGGATTGATACCTCGACAGTTAATTTACGTTTACCTTTAGGCGGCCAGAGTATAAAAGTGGTCGACTGAGAGGAGTAGTCAAGTCAGTTGAACGTTGTCTTTCCCAATAGAATGTTTTCTTTACGAGTGATTGTGAGTTTACTGTTGGTCGTTTCGGCCACAGCCAGCGGTGTGATCTTTGAAGATTCGCCCAGCACATCTCAAGATAACGCTAACGTGGGCACTCGTAATGGCCCCATTGACGACAGCGTAGTGATCGAAGCTGCCGGTTCTCCTTCCAATGGAGATGTTGACTCTCGTTTCTTTGGACTTTTAGGCGGTAAATATTTTgcattttatttcaaagtaattttttgtGTGACAATACTTTTTCAACTATTAAATGGCAATCTTAAGAGATAAATGTTTACTGATGCtgtataaataattttttttttttttttcaccaggTGCTAATCGTCCAATTGGTGGTGGCGGCTTCGGCGCAggtacacacaaaaaaattcaaagattaaaaagaaaaaaaaattgaacgaaCATACTTTCTAACTAACATAATTGCATTAAACGAATTTGTTAACCCATTAATTAAGTTAGAATTATATAATTAATTAGGTTATCCGATTGGAACCACCAAACCTGGTCGATGCCCAGGATTTTTGGGCCTAGGAATTGGTCAGCCTGAAGGAGGGTACGGCGGATATGGCGGATATGGTGGATATGGTCAACAAgggtaagttttttttcaatattgttACACTTCTCACGTTAATGCGCAGTTAATATAACGCGATAAATTAACTCTTGTAAAATCTAATATTGGATAACAGATTTGGAGGATATCCCGGTGGTTATGGTGGATACGGCGGAAATGGCTACggccaccatcatcatcatggagCTGGTGGATATGGTTATCCAGGACAGTACGGATATGGCGGGCTAGGTGGCGGTTACAACGGTGGTTTTGGTATAAATTAATAATCTTTTCTGTTGGAAAAATCATTTACtctaattcaattttcattgaTCCAACAGGATTCCGTAGCGCTGATCAAGGAGGTGAAAGTGGAGACAAGACCGAGCGTCGTAAAAGATCCGATGAAGCAACTAAGGAATCTTCTGGCGGAGATGTTCAAGGCCGCTCTGGTCCGGGAGAAACCGACCCTCGTTTCCTTGGAGCCATCGGTGGTCTCTTTGGTAAACCTTGATATCacgaataacaaaaaacaaaaacaaataattaatccATTGGTAATTTTAGGCCAACCATGCTATCAAGACTACCAATGTCCAGGTCAGCTGAAATGCTGCGCTAAAGTAATTGGCAGCCAAGCTTCCTGTCAACAACCCGCCCTTCTTGGTTAATTAGATAAGACTGCTCGTCAATGAAGTCCTCGTTACTATCCTACAGCTCCCAATTTATCTAATAACTTATATTCACGTGATAAACTATATCACCACCcattttttataataaaataCAAGAATAATTTAACTTCGACTGAGCTCTGTCACATAAATCATTTCTCAAAACACATTCCactaaatcatttttcaaaaagcgCACAATGTTCTGTGACTGGTTGGTTATTGAAttggtcttttttcttttgttgtcgctttcgctttattatttttcgcttgTTATTGGCCATCATTATTCTTGCTGGCACCTCGACAAAAGAATAATGACTATCTCGTGCTGgcagtcattttctttttagatacGTTTGATCTGCACAATAATCGTTCAGACGGCGTCCAACCGTTTTCACGTGCTATATTTCCTTTCAACAATTTTCAGACATTTCGATCCGACGCTATAAAATGCCGAAGGGAATCACGAACAAAGGTTACACGACGtcagaatattttttaacCCGTTGCGAGTAAAACAACAAAGTGACGTAATTTCGTTTTAaataaaaccaacaaacaTCGATCTATTTTAAACCTACGCAAGTTaagtattttaaaatggaaCTGTAGTGACGTCAACAACTTGAAATGACTGTAAGCAAAGGGATTGCATAGCACTGGATTCCTTTGTTGACTTTTCTTCCGGTGGAAACTCAAGTCCAAACACCTCCCGACCCATGTTTGATCCTTCCATCATCCCGCCCACCCCCTTTTCGCCACCGCCGGAGTGGCAGCTACGCGCTGATAGGCTCAAGTATATTTACCCCGCTACAACACCCGGCACTCGGTGTCGAGTCGGTTACCTCAACACCATCGAGACGGGCGTGCGATTCGCTTGTTTTTCGCTTTAATCCTAAAAACAACCCCATCAAGAGCCGACTATTTTCGCTACTATTCAATCGATTGTGAGCTAAAGACTTTGTGCGTGCTTGTGCCCCATTATGTACAGCTGAAAGTTGTTGGTCGCCAACCGCGATACCGCGAGGGAATcttcacaaaaaaagataCTAGCGATGGCTTTCCAATGTTACGCGCACTTTTCAATCTAAGCAGCGTCGACCAACAAGTTCGATCCCCGTTTAGGATCTCCCGACGACCGATAAGAGATGAAGTTCTTCAGCAACAGCAACGAAATCACCGCTGTGTAagttatctttaaaaaaaaatcaaattccaaaTTAACTTTCAATCTTATTTTAATCCAATTCAAGCGCGTTTTAGTTGTATTAGTGTTAGACTATTTTGTATCGCTGGCGTGGGCGGGCGACAAAAAGTAATCAGTCGAGCGATAAATGCGCAGGGTGGAAAAACGCATCAGGTtctattgaaaaagaaaaaaaaaaaaagaattggtgGAGCGTCGGGACAAACTTCTGTGCCGTCTCCCGGTAACTATTTGCACTCGAGGCAATAACCTGCGATGAAA
It includes:
- the LOC124342823 gene encoding glycine-rich cell wall structural protein-like, whose translation is MFSLRVIVSLLLVVSATASGVIFEDSPSTSQDNANVGTRNGPIDDSVVIEAAGSPSNGDVDSRFFGLLGGANRPIGGGGFGAGYPIGTTKPGRCPGFLGLGIGQPEGGYGGYGGYGGYGQQGFGGYPGGYGGYGGNGYGHHHHHGAGGYGYPGQYGYGGLGGGYNGGFGFRSADQGGESGDKTERRKRSDEATKESSGGDVQGRSGPGETDPRFLGAIGGLFGQPCYQDYQCPGQLKCCAKVIGSQASCQQPALLG